A genomic stretch from Chitinophagaceae bacterium includes:
- a CDS encoding helix-turn-helix transcriptional regulator, protein MGRKNLKNKIDWYIICQVRQMRTDNDLSQDDIAIHLNLSKGYIGHIESPNFIAKYNTGHLNELAKLFKCSPKDFMPEKAL, encoded by the coding sequence ATGGGCAGGAAAAATCTTAAAAATAAGATTGATTGGTATATCATTTGTCAAGTAAGGCAAATGAGAACAGATAATGATTTATCTCAGGACGATATTGCAATTCACTTAAACCTTTCAAAAGGCTATATCGGTCATATTGAAAGTCCCAACTTTATTGCTAAATACAACACTGGTCATCTCAATGAATTAGCCAAGCTATTCAAATGCTCCCCGAAAGATTTCATGCCAGAGAAGGCTC